The Oryctolagus cuniculus chromosome 5, mOryCun1.1, whole genome shotgun sequence genome includes a region encoding these proteins:
- the RLA-A3 gene encoding MHC class I antigen-like precursor (The RefSeq protein has 2 substitutions compared to this genomic sequence), translating into MECGALLLLLAGALTLTETRTGSHSLRYFTTAVSRPGLPEPRFMSVGYVDDTQFVRFDSDAASPRAEPRAPWMRQVDPGYWDRQTERAKNTALSFRVNLQTLRGYYNQSDTGSHTLQWMYGCEVGADGRLLRGYEQFAYDGADYIALNEDLRSWTAADTTAQISKRKSEEASEAEHHRSYLEGECVEWLRRYLEDGKETLQRADPPKAHVTHHPASDKEATLRCWALGFYPAEISLTWQRDGEDQTQDTELVETRPGGDGTFQKWAAVVVPSGEEQRYTCRVQHKGLPEPLTLRWEPPAQPTALIVGIVAGVLGVLLILGAVVAVVMRRKHSSDGKGGKYAPAAGGHRDQGSDDSLMP; encoded by the exons ATGGAGTGCGgggccctcctcctgctgctcgcGGGGGCCCTAACACTGACCGAGACCCGGACAG GCTCGCACTCCCTGCGGTATTTCACCACCGCAGTGTCCCGGCCCGGCCTGCCGGAGCCGCGCTTCATGTCCGTGGGCTACGTGGACGACACGCAGTTCGTGCGCTTCGACAGCGACGCCGCGAGCCCGAGGGCCGAGCCGCGGGCGCCGTGGATGCGGCAGGTGGACCCGGGGTACTGGGACCGGCAGACCGAGCGCGCCAAGAACACCGCGCTTTCTTTCCGAGTAAACCTGCAGACCCTGCGCGGCTACTACAACCAGAGCGACACCG ggtctCACACCCTCCAGTGGATGTACGGCTGCGAGGTCGGGGCGGACGGGCGCCTCCTCCGCGGGTACGAGCAGTTCGCCTACGACGGCGCCGACTACATCGCCCTGAACGAGGACCTGCGCTCCTGGACCGCGGCGGACACAGCAGCGCAGATCTCCAAGCGCAAATCGGAGGAAGCCAGCGAGGCGGAGCACCACAGGTCCTACCTGGAGGGGGAGTGCGTGGAGTGGCTGCGCAGATACCTGCAAGACGGGAAGGAGACGCTGCAGCGCGCAG ACCCGCCCAAAGCCCACGTGACCCACCACCCCGCCTCTGACAAGGAGGCCACCCTgaggtgctgggccctgggcttctACCCCGCGGAGATCTCACTGACCTGGCAGCGGGATGGGGAGGACCAGACCCAGGACACGGAGCTCGTGGAGACCAGGCCTGGGGGCGACGGAACCTTCCAGAAGTGGGCGGCTGTGGTGGTGCCTTCTGGGGAGGAGCAGAGATACACGTGCCGTGTGCAGCACAAGGGGCTGCCTGAGCCCCTCACCCTGAGatggg aGCCTCCTGCTCAGCCCACTGCGCTCATAGTGGGAATTGTTGCTGGAGTTCTTGGAGTTCTTCTGATCCTGGGAGCTGTGGTTGCTGTTGTGATGAGGAGGAAGCACAGCtcag ATGGGAAAGGAGGGAAATACGCTCCGGCTGCAG gtggccacagggacCAGGGCTCTGATGATTCTCTCATGCCCTGA
- the RLA-A3 gene encoding MHC class I antigen-like isoform X1, with product MSHSHWASFPEEPISTAGLKSPRRDGDCLYREYGTMECGALLLLLAGALTLTETRTGSHSLRYFTTAVSRPGLPEPRFMSVGYVDDTQFVRFDSDAASPRAEPRAPWMRQVDPGYWDRQTERAKNTALSFRVNLQTLRGYYNQSDTGSHTLQWMYGCEVGADGRLLRGYEQFAYDGADYIALNEDLRSWTAADTAAQISKRKSEEASEAEHHRSYLEGECVEWLRRYLQDGKETLQRADPPKAHVTHHPASDKEATLRCWALGFYPAEISLTWQRDGEDQTQDTELVETRPGGDGTFQKWAAVVVPSGEEQRYTCRVQHKGLPEPLTLRWEPPAQPTALIVGIVAGVLGVLLILGAVVAVVMRRKHSSDGKGGKYAPAAATSPWASPSPDLFTPGGHRDQGSDDSLMP from the exons ATGTCTCACTCCCATTGGGCGTCCTTTCCAGAGGAGCCAATCAGCACAGCAGGTCTGAAATCCCCGCGCCGCGACGGTGACTGTCTCTACCGGGAGTATGGGACCATGGAGTGCGgggccctcctcctgctgctcgcGGGGGCCCTAACACTGACCGAGACCCGGACAG GCTCGCACTCCCTGCGGTATTTCACCACCGCAGTGTCCCGGCCCGGCCTGCCGGAGCCGCGCTTCATGTCCGTGGGCTACGTGGACGACACGCAGTTCGTGCGCTTCGACAGCGACGCCGCGAGCCCGAGGGCCGAGCCGCGGGCGCCGTGGATGCGGCAGGTGGACCCGGGGTACTGGGACCGGCAGACCGAGCGCGCCAAGAACACCGCGCTTTCTTTCCGAGTAAACCTGCAGACCCTGCGCGGCTACTACAACCAGAGCGACACCG ggtctCACACCCTCCAGTGGATGTACGGCTGCGAGGTCGGGGCGGACGGGCGCCTCCTCCGCGGGTACGAGCAGTTCGCCTACGACGGCGCCGACTACATCGCCCTGAACGAGGACCTGCGCTCCTGGACCGCGGCGGACACAGCAGCGCAGATCTCCAAGCGCAAATCGGAGGAAGCCAGCGAGGCGGAGCACCACAGGTCCTACCTGGAGGGGGAGTGCGTGGAGTGGCTGCGCAGATACCTGCAAGACGGGAAGGAGACGCTGCAGCGCGCAG ACCCGCCCAAAGCCCACGTGACCCACCACCCCGCCTCTGACAAGGAGGCCACCCTgaggtgctgggccctgggcttctACCCCGCGGAGATCTCACTGACCTGGCAGCGGGATGGGGAGGACCAGACCCAGGACACGGAGCTCGTGGAGACCAGGCCTGGGGGCGACGGAACCTTCCAGAAGTGGGCGGCTGTGGTGGTGCCTTCTGGGGAGGAGCAGAGATACACGTGCCGTGTGCAGCACAAGGGGCTGCCTGAGCCCCTCACCCTGAGatggg aGCCTCCTGCTCAGCCCACTGCGCTCATAGTGGGAATTGTTGCTGGAGTTCTTGGAGTTCTTCTGATCCTGGGAGCTGTGGTTGCTGTTGTGATGAGGAGGAAGCACAGCtcag ATGGGAAAGGAGGGAAATACGCTCCGGCTGCAG CCACGTCCCCGTGGGCCTCACCAAGCCCTGATTTGTtcaccccaggtggccacagggacCAGGGCTCTGATGATTCTCTCATGCCCTGA